The [Clostridium] celerecrescens 18A genomic sequence TTTCCACAATATTTTCATACTGGGTATTTGCCTTTGATAAAATGCTGCTGTCATAAACGTTCATATAGGACTTGGCAATATCACCTACCGTGATCAGTCCTTCCAGCATCCCATCCTCAGTTACCGTAGGAATGGTGACAACATTTGCTTCCTGCATCAGTTTCCAGGCCTTTTTTAAGGACAGGTTTTTCTTTACACCCTTTGTTTTACGAATATCGATATCACGGACCTGTGTCTTCACATTTTCCACAAGCTCCGGCGCTTCCACTTCAAAGTAATGGAGCACGAATTGTGTCTCCTCGTTGACGTGACCAGCCCTACCTGGCTGATATTCTTCTCCGGTCAGCTTTCTTTTTAAATTTGCATAACAGATGGCAGAACAGATGGAATCTGTATCTGGATTTTTATGGCCTATTACGATAGTTTTTCTGTTCTTATAATTCTCTCCCATACTTTCCTCCTTTTTTCATAATGTGTTTACAGGTCGTTCATATTCCGTTCATATATATTTTTTATACTAAATACATAGAAAATATATGAGTCAAATTGATTTAATCGTCAAATTGCACATAGATTTTTCATAATTGCCCCGATTGCCTGTCAATCGGGGTCTCCTCATTTTATGAGGCTTTTTCTTTGTGAAGTATTCCCATTATATCATAATTTAGTAAATTGTAAATAAGAGGGCGGGGCGTTATAGCCATTGACGAACTTAAAAACCAGAAAACAAAAGAAAGAGGGAGGAAGAGATGTTATAAAAACATCCTTCCTCCCATTGCTTTTCTGTCTCCATCTTATATCATATTTATATACCGGATTGCGTTTAAATGGGCATTATCCAGCTTTATAGTCTCCATGAAAGCTTCCTTCGCCCCCTTTCTATCTCCAAGCCCCATTTTTCCAAGCCCTATAAGATAGTTGCAATGGGCCTTGTTTTTCTTATCCAGGTCATCTTCATAAATCAGGAAATCGGGCAGGGATACTGCGAAATATTCGATCTTCATGTTATCAAACATATGCTGCTCTCCGTAATCCAGCAGTTTATAGAACCTGGACCTGGCCTCCACCGGTTTTCCCAGCTTTTCCTTAGCCAGACCCTGGTAATAAATCATATCCGCAGGCTGGTCATTGTAATACATCATGCCTGCCGGTTCCTCCGTTCCTACACTGGCCGCCTCATAACAGGCTCTTGCTGCCTCAGTCTTTCCCAGATTCTCCATGACCGCACCCAGATAATAATTGATATGATTGTCCTTTGTTCCTTCTAACTTTCCTTCTCCCAGATTCTCCGGATATTTCAGGGCCTTTGTCAGGTATTCTTCTGCCCTGCCCCATTCCTTTGCATCCATGGCCTGCCTGGCCAGCTCCACAAGAGAGACTACATACTGGGCAGTTACCTTCCCTTCCCCGCCTTCCCAAGGATGGAATTTATAGCTCATAATGAATTCATAAGCCTCTCCGTAATGTCCCAATAGATTTAAAAGTGTTGCATATTCAATCATCAGATCGTCACGCTTCATAAATACATCTCTGGCAGCTTCATATTTTTCCAGACGTTCTGCTGCAGGCATATCCAGCTTTTTATAAAGCTGATCCAATTCCAGAAAGATCCTTGCATCGGCCGGATTCAGACGATAGGCCTTTTCCATGGCCTCTTTTGCCCTTTCCCTGTCCTTTTCCTTGTTGTAATAAGCCAGTGATAAATTTCTCCACACAGTTGGGAACCGGGGATTTAACCGGGCGGACTGCTCCCAATAAGAAAGGGCAGTACGGTACTGAAGCTTATCATAATATAAATTTCCCAGATAATAATTGGCGTTGGCTCCTTCCGGATTCCTTTCCGCCGCAAACCTAAGCACTGAGATGTCCTCCAGCTTATTGGGGAAACAGTAATCCGTGCTGCACCCCTCCGCCTGCTTTAAAGCCTCTTTTAAAGTTTCTGATCCGTCTTTTCCCATAAGCATCAGATAGTAGGCTTTATAGTAATAGAGCATGGGCCATTTGCCGGAACACTGGTCCAGGGTCTGGACGGCAGCTTCGTATGCACCGAATTCCGCATAATGTCTGGCTGCCATTAAGTAGTTTTCGTGATAGCCTCTGGCCAGCCGGCTTATCTCCAGACGGATTTCCTCCTGACGTCCTGGCTCCAGATATGCTGCTTCCAAACGGGATATATAGTCAAAGGAGTCCACCTTCAAATTCTCCACAATAAGAGCTCTGGCTTCTGCCGTCCTGGTCAGCCGGCGCAGGAGATAGACGTTTAAGGCTCTGGCCTTTACATTATGTGAATTTCTCACCAGTCCCTTTTCTACAAATTCCAGTGCACTTTCATAATTTCCTCTCATGGATTCGATGCAGGAAAGATAATAAAAGCTCATTTCCTGCTGCTCACCTGACCACGTTGCCTTATAAAAAGCATCAAAGGCTTTCTCAATCTTTCCCTGATACAAAAGTGCCAGGCCCAGATTGTAATAAGGCTCAGAGTCATAAGGGTTGGGATTTTTCCGCACAGCCCGTTTTAACGCCATCCTGAAATACTCCTCCGCCTCCTCAAAGCAGCCTCTGCGCATAAGCAGGGAGCCATAGGCATTATTGATGCGGATATCTTCAGGATCCCTTTTTAAGCCCTCTATGTAATAAGGATCCGGTCTGTAAGTCGCATGGCGGTACTGCTCGATATGAAGCCCGGTAAGATACAACTCTTCATTTGTCATGATCTTTTCCGGATCATCGGCTGCTTTTGCAGGGCTTGGAAGCTTTGGAACCTCCTTCTTTAAGGGGGTATAGGAAACCAGCTCTCTATCGCCGGAAAGCACTTTAAAAGTCAGCCTTGTCTCATCCTCCACTCCGGTATGCAGCGTCTTTTCATAAGTATGGACAGGAGAAAGAAGGGTGGTTTCATCTAGAAGTGTCTCCTTGCCGTAAGTCAGCAGAATCCTCGCATCAGGATACTCCTGGGTTCCGTATGCAGCAATATGGATCTCACTTTCCCTTGTCTCTAAGTTTATGACGGCGTGAATGGAGGCGTTTTTCACGGGGCCAACGGCTTTATAAGGCATGAAATACTGGGTAAAGGTTTTTTCCTCCATTGGCTTTAACCAAGTGAAATCCGGCTGATTATCCGTGTAAACACCGGTCATCAGCTCAATGTAAGGTCCGTCCTCATCGGTAAGATTCCGGTCCCAGGCCTTTCCGAAATCCCCGCAGCCCCAGGTCCACTGCTTTTTTCCTGGCGAAATGTGATGGTCTGCCACATGAAGGATTCCCGCTCCCACCTGGTAATCATAGCCGCCTACAAAATTAAATTCACTTTTTTCAGCCATGTAAGAGGTCGGTACCGGAATATTCTTATAACGGGAAATATCAATGCCTTCACTGTAGTCATGCTTATAATAGACTCCCGTTGCAATGGGAAAACGGGATACATCCCTTTTTCCGTGATCCATAACAGCATGGACATCCGGCGGGAAGATGGACTGAGTGTGATCATTGACCGGAACCGCCGGGTTTGCCCACCATAAAAAGGTCTGGGGCATTGGCGTGGGGTTGTAAAGCTGGCCCTTTATCTCGATATAAGCTTTTCCGGGATGCAGGGTGAAGCTGGCCTCCCCCTTGGTTCCGTACATCTGGTCCACATCGCAGATCCGGCAGGTTTTAGAACCATCCTCATGTTCTATCAGCATATAGTCCACAGGAGAATAAGTGGTCGGCCGGTGGTGCTGGGGCCAGTTAAATTCAATCCCGCCGCTGATCCAAGGTCCGCAGAGCCCTACCAGGGCAGGCTTTATGACGTGGTTGTAATAGACGAAATCATATTGATTCGTTTTGTCAAAGGCCCGCTGGATTCTTCCTCCAAGCTCCGGGAGTATCATTACCTTCAAGTATTCATTTTCCAGCCAGACTGCCTGATAGGCTTTGTCCGTCCTGGTATCATGGATCTTCTCAATGGTAGGGTAAGGGTAGATTTTTCCCGAGCTTCCCTGATAAACACGGCTTTCCAGGAACATCGGATTTTTATCTGCTTCCCCCACCTCATAAGTGGGTATGACAATGGACTCCTCCCATATTTTTACTGCTTCCATTCTTAGACCTCCTTTTAAGTTCTTGCCTATACTATATAATCTTTTATCATGGTTTTCATTAGCTTTAGTTGCTTACTAGTTTATAAAAATTGCTCTAATTAAATTGACGAATTTCCGTTTATTCTCTATAATGGTTTCATAAAAGAAAGGAGGGCCCATATATGCTGTCTACAGAACGAGGGGTCATCTCAGGGTCAGACTATTATGTTTATACGCCCAGTGCCCAGGCTGAAAGAATTTTCTTATATCCCGTTAACATGGGACTTTTCCGGTACGAACCCGGATATTCCCTTCACCGGAATTCTTATGACAGCTTCCTCATCATGTTCATCCGGAGAGGAGAATGCCAGGTCGAGACAGGCGGACGAGTCTTTCATGCCGTTGAAGGGCAGGTAGTGATACTAAACTGCTTTGAGCCACACGCCTACTGGACGACAACGGGCTGGGAAGCAGAATGGATCCATTTTGACGGCTTAGGTGCGGCAGGATATTATGAGGCAATCCTGGATGGCGGCCCTCCGGTCATTACCCTGAGGGATACCTACCGCCTGGAAAAATATCTGCATAAAATTTATCTGCAGTTTCGGGAGTGTTATTCCATCAAAGAGGCCTGGCTGAACAATTACATTGTTAATATTCTAACGGAGCTTTTGGTCAACAGGGACTTTGAGCATTCAGAAAACGTCTCTTCCAGCATCATTGAGGACACCATTGCTTACATCAACGAACATCTAACCGATCCCCTTACTCTGAAGGACCTGGCGGATCAGGCTTCCTTAAGTCCCTTTTACTTCAGCCGGCTGTTTAAAAAGGAATCCGGATTTTCGCCTCATGAATATGTGATCGCAGCCAGGGTCAACAATGCCAAGTTCCTTTTAAAGTCCCTGGACATCTCCATCAAGGACATCTGCTTCAGCACAGGCTTTACCAGTGAAAGCAGCTTTTGCACCACCTTTAAAAAAGTCACGGGAATCACGCCTTCCGAATACCGTTTCTCTATCAGGAACTGAAAAAAAGAGCCCCTGCATTGCAGAGGCTGCTTTTTTTCATCACCGGGCAATCGGTTTATTCCGCTGCTTTCCCCATCACTTCCTTGTAATTTTCAGGGGTAACGATCACCGCGTCTACGGCTGTCTCTATAGGAACCTCTTTTCCGCTGATAACATCGTATAAAACATTGACCGAGCCTGCTCCTACCGAATCAGAGGAG encodes the following:
- a CDS encoding DUF5107 domain-containing protein, yielding MEAVKIWEESIVIPTYEVGEADKNPMFLESRVYQGSSGKIYPYPTIEKIHDTRTDKAYQAVWLENEYLKVMILPELGGRIQRAFDKTNQYDFVYYNHVIKPALVGLCGPWISGGIEFNWPQHHRPTTYSPVDYMLIEHEDGSKTCRICDVDQMYGTKGEASFTLHPGKAYIEIKGQLYNPTPMPQTFLWWANPAVPVNDHTQSIFPPDVHAVMDHGKRDVSRFPIATGVYYKHDYSEGIDISRYKNIPVPTSYMAEKSEFNFVGGYDYQVGAGILHVADHHISPGKKQWTWGCGDFGKAWDRNLTDEDGPYIELMTGVYTDNQPDFTWLKPMEEKTFTQYFMPYKAVGPVKNASIHAVINLETRESEIHIAAYGTQEYPDARILLTYGKETLLDETTLLSPVHTYEKTLHTGVEDETRLTFKVLSGDRELVSYTPLKKEVPKLPSPAKAADDPEKIMTNEELYLTGLHIEQYRHATYRPDPYYIEGLKRDPEDIRINNAYGSLLMRRGCFEEAEEYFRMALKRAVRKNPNPYDSEPYYNLGLALLYQGKIEKAFDAFYKATWSGEQQEMSFYYLSCIESMRGNYESALEFVEKGLVRNSHNVKARALNVYLLRRLTRTAEARALIVENLKVDSFDYISRLEAAYLEPGRQEEIRLEISRLARGYHENYLMAARHYAEFGAYEAAVQTLDQCSGKWPMLYYYKAYYLMLMGKDGSETLKEALKQAEGCSTDYCFPNKLEDISVLRFAAERNPEGANANYYLGNLYYDKLQYRTALSYWEQSARLNPRFPTVWRNLSLAYYNKEKDRERAKEAMEKAYRLNPADARIFLELDQLYKKLDMPAAERLEKYEAARDVFMKRDDLMIEYATLLNLLGHYGEAYEFIMSYKFHPWEGGEGKVTAQYVVSLVELARQAMDAKEWGRAEEYLTKALKYPENLGEGKLEGTKDNHINYYLGAVMENLGKTEAARACYEAASVGTEEPAGMMYYNDQPADMIYYQGLAKEKLGKPVEARSRFYKLLDYGEQHMFDNMKIEYFAVSLPDFLIYEDDLDKKNKAHCNYLIGLGKMGLGDRKGAKEAFMETIKLDNAHLNAIRYINMI
- a CDS encoding AraC family transcriptional regulator is translated as MLSTERGVISGSDYYVYTPSAQAERIFLYPVNMGLFRYEPGYSLHRNSYDSFLIMFIRRGECQVETGGRVFHAVEGQVVILNCFEPHAYWTTTGWEAEWIHFDGLGAAGYYEAILDGGPPVITLRDTYRLEKYLHKIYLQFRECYSIKEAWLNNYIVNILTELLVNRDFEHSENVSSSIIEDTIAYINEHLTDPLTLKDLADQASLSPFYFSRLFKKESGFSPHEYVIAARVNNAKFLLKSLDISIKDICFSTGFTSESSFCTTFKKVTGITPSEYRFSIRN